The Spirosoma radiotolerans genome has a window encoding:
- the accD gene encoding acetyl-CoA carboxylase, carboxyltransferase subunit beta, translating into MSWFVRKDKGIQTPTEMKREAPDGLWYLCPNCKKVMNTREHKLNAYTCVHCNYHEKIGSDAYFSILFDENEFTELDANMQSADPLKFVDTKAYPDRLKATMAKTGLKDAVRTAYGPMNGLTVTMAVMDFNFIGGSMGSVVGEKIARAIDHAIEHKTPFLMVSKSGGARMMEAGFSLMQMAKTSAKLALLEKAKLPYVSLLTDPTTGGVTASYAMLGDFNIAEPEALIGFAGPRVIRETIGKDLPKGFQSAEFVLDHGFLDFIVDRKDLKDKLVSLFKMLL; encoded by the coding sequence ATGTCTTGGTTCGTCCGAAAAGATAAGGGTATTCAGACCCCAACCGAAATGAAACGGGAAGCTCCCGATGGGTTGTGGTATCTATGTCCGAACTGCAAAAAAGTAATGAATACGCGGGAACACAAACTCAACGCGTACACCTGTGTTCATTGCAATTACCACGAAAAAATAGGGTCGGATGCGTATTTCTCGATCCTGTTCGATGAGAACGAGTTCACCGAACTCGATGCCAATATGCAGTCAGCCGACCCGCTGAAATTTGTCGATACCAAAGCTTACCCAGACCGTTTAAAAGCGACTATGGCCAAAACGGGATTGAAAGATGCCGTCCGGACAGCCTATGGCCCCATGAATGGCCTGACGGTGACGATGGCCGTCATGGATTTTAATTTCATTGGAGGCTCCATGGGGTCTGTTGTAGGCGAGAAAATTGCCCGCGCTATTGATCACGCTATTGAACACAAAACGCCGTTTCTGATGGTATCAAAATCGGGTGGTGCGCGCATGATGGAAGCCGGTTTCTCACTGATGCAAATGGCGAAAACATCGGCCAAGCTGGCCTTGCTGGAAAAAGCTAAACTGCCGTATGTGTCACTATTAACAGACCCAACAACAGGTGGTGTTACGGCCTCGTATGCCATGCTGGGTGATTTTAACATCGCTGAACCCGAAGCGTTGATCGGTTTTGCCGGTCCGCGTGTCATTCGCGAAACCATTGGCAAAGATCTGCCCAAAGGTTTCCAGAGTGCAGAATTTGTTCTCGATCACGGTTTTCTCGACTTTATCGTTGATCGGAAAGACCTGAAAGATAAACTGGTGAGCCTGTTTAAGATGTTGCTGTAG
- a CDS encoding S41 family peptidase: protein MEGDSNATNKPGGHEVDGRGNRIQNDKTTVRIPMLLGITLAGGMLIGATFFGGTKSMNNIGKGYAKYREILQLIENNYVDSVNTDELVDYSITKMLEKLDPHTAYMNPQDAVAARSQLEGGFDGIGVEFNIYKDTVYVVTPLAGGPSESAGIQSGDKIIKVDDKALATGGKIENSAVFKALRGKRGTNVKLTILRKGDKQAKEFTVTRDRIPTYSVDAAYMIDAKTGYIKINRFSETTYDEFKTALASLKAKGMTQLMMDLRNNPGGYMDRATNIADEFISGNKLLVYTDGKDNRYDRKTMAHIAGQFEEGPLVVLIDEGSASASEIVSGALQDHDRALIAGRRSFGKGLVQMPVQLSDGSELRLTISRYYTPSGRSIQKPYVPGHEGDYEKDLELRSKRGEYYVADSIKNDPKLKFKTDGGRIVYGGGGITPDYFIPRDSTWQTAYLVQLYGKNIIREFAMEYANDNRKKLEKIPFEEFDRTVTINDEQMNRLVKDATAEGIKFNEKEYNRSKNYLRNQIKALVARSIYQKNNKGGQNNEFFRVISQTDDTYQKALKLFDRANKLEHGAMSYNQK, encoded by the coding sequence ATGGAGGGAGATAGCAACGCTACGAATAAACCTGGCGGTCATGAAGTTGATGGGCGCGGAAACCGAATTCAGAACGATAAAACGACGGTTCGGATCCCCATGTTATTAGGCATCACCCTGGCTGGTGGTATGCTTATTGGCGCAACATTTTTTGGTGGGACAAAAAGCATGAATAACATCGGGAAAGGCTACGCCAAATACCGGGAAATTTTGCAACTGATCGAAAATAACTACGTTGACTCAGTTAATACCGACGAGCTGGTTGACTACTCGATCACAAAGATGCTCGAAAAGCTTGATCCGCACACAGCCTACATGAATCCGCAGGATGCGGTTGCGGCCCGCTCGCAACTCGAAGGCGGCTTTGATGGTATTGGCGTTGAGTTCAATATTTACAAAGACACAGTTTATGTGGTCACGCCCCTGGCTGGTGGCCCGTCGGAGTCGGCCGGTATCCAGAGTGGTGATAAAATCATCAAAGTGGATGATAAAGCGTTGGCGACGGGTGGTAAAATTGAAAACAGCGCTGTTTTTAAGGCGCTTCGGGGCAAACGGGGTACCAACGTTAAATTGACCATTCTTCGGAAAGGTGACAAGCAGGCTAAAGAATTTACGGTGACCCGTGACCGGATTCCTACCTATTCTGTCGATGCAGCTTACATGATCGACGCGAAGACCGGTTACATTAAAATCAACCGTTTTTCCGAAACGACGTACGATGAGTTTAAAACCGCGTTGGCGTCTCTCAAAGCAAAAGGGATGACGCAACTGATGATGGACTTGCGCAACAACCCTGGTGGTTATATGGATCGGGCCACCAATATTGCCGATGAGTTCATTTCGGGTAATAAACTGCTGGTCTATACCGATGGAAAAGACAATCGGTACGACCGTAAAACCATGGCCCACATTGCGGGTCAGTTTGAGGAAGGACCATTGGTAGTGCTGATCGACGAAGGGAGTGCCTCGGCATCGGAGATTGTGTCGGGCGCGTTACAGGACCACGACCGGGCGCTGATTGCAGGTCGTCGGTCATTCGGAAAGGGGCTGGTACAGATGCCGGTGCAACTGTCTGACGGCTCAGAACTACGGCTAACGATCTCTCGCTACTATACACCCAGCGGCCGCAGTATTCAAAAACCTTATGTGCCCGGCCACGAAGGCGACTACGAGAAAGACCTTGAGCTGCGTTCAAAACGCGGGGAATATTACGTCGCTGACTCCATTAAGAATGACCCCAAACTCAAATTCAAAACCGACGGTGGACGCATTGTGTATGGCGGGGGCGGCATCACGCCCGATTATTTTATTCCAAGGGATTCGACTTGGCAGACAGCTTATCTAGTTCAGCTTTATGGCAAAAACATCATTCGTGAGTTTGCTATGGAATACGCCAACGACAACCGGAAAAAACTGGAGAAAATACCGTTCGAAGAATTTGACCGCACCGTTACGATCAACGATGAGCAGATGAACCGTTTGGTAAAAGATGCAACCGCCGAGGGAATTAAGTTCAACGAGAAAGAATACAACCGCTCGAAAAATTACCTGCGGAATCAGATCAAGGCGCTGGTAGCGCGGTCGATTTACCAGAAAAACAACAAAGGCGGTCAAAACAACGAGTTCTTCCGGGTTATCAGCCAAACGGATGATACCTACCAGAAAGCACTCAAGCTTTTCGACAGGGCCAACAAACTGGAACACGGCGCGATGTCGTATAACCAGAAGTGA
- a CDS encoding Dabb family protein translates to MFVHTVFFWLRHPESQDDHQALRAGLEGLKSITDITTAYVGTPAETRRPVIDHSYDFALTLVFADKAAHDAYQVHPGHLAFVDKCSHLWERVQIYDAVS, encoded by the coding sequence ATGTTTGTACATACCGTTTTTTTCTGGCTACGTCATCCCGAAAGCCAGGACGATCACCAGGCCCTCCGCGCTGGCCTGGAAGGTCTCAAGTCGATCACCGACATTACGACTGCTTACGTTGGTACCCCCGCCGAAACGCGTCGGCCTGTCATCGACCACAGCTATGATTTCGCCCTAACGCTTGTCTTTGCCGACAAAGCGGCTCACGATGCCTATCAGGTGCATCCGGGCCATTTGGCTTTTGTCGACAAATGTTCGCACCTCTGGGAGCGGGTTCAGATTTATGATGCAGTAAGTTAA
- a CDS encoding Ohr family peroxiredoxin — translation METLYTATVSNVGGREGDVKSLDGILELDVKRPVEMHGQGGAPNPEMLFAAAYSACYNGALMAVAERRKVILPEHSVEVGISLNKDGNNMFLSGKITVKAPHMDHDQLQQLAESAHAVCPYSKAVKGNMDMKIEVLV, via the coding sequence ATGGAAACCTTGTATACGGCCACCGTCAGTAATGTTGGCGGGCGCGAAGGTGACGTTAAGTCGCTCGATGGTATTTTAGAATTAGACGTTAAACGTCCGGTAGAAATGCATGGCCAGGGTGGGGCTCCTAATCCCGAGATGTTATTTGCGGCTGCTTACAGCGCCTGCTACAACGGAGCGCTCATGGCAGTTGCCGAACGGCGGAAGGTTATTCTGCCCGAACATTCCGTAGAGGTCGGTATTTCCCTCAACAAAGACGGAAACAACATGTTTCTGTCGGGAAAAATTACGGTCAAAGCGCCCCACATGGATCATGACCAACTTCAGCAGTTAGCGGAATCTGCCCATGCCGTGTGTCCGTATTCCAAAGCTGTGAAAGGGAATATGGATATGAAGATCGAGGTACTGGTATAA
- a CDS encoding tetratricopeptide repeat protein — protein sequence MTPLSIPYRTRHLFLGVAGSLALLLGLSAEPVFAQRKREKDDTALAKPGSGSTTTVRMEEETQFTEGIRYLMTDEPTKAIAQFAKVLQKDPNNAAAQYSTASAYLKSGKTVEAIPFATKAHSLDVENKFYSLLLAELYVKQKRYGEAEELYEALLKKGPENAEYGVELAAIYLFNDKPDKALETYNKVERELGLNEEITRQKQRIYLKQNKIDKAVEEAEKLVASEPSDPDYLLEGAELLIANDRADQAISWIDRALKLSTDLPQAHVLLADIYRKKGDMDRVTKELNQVLANPNLEAGLKARILSSYMGMTGSNPAAQQDALGMAQNLAKTSPNDPKTQVMLANLLHQQGKKAEARDAYAKAARLDGSIYEVWEALLQLDGELNQVDSLLVHSEKALEVFPTQGYFWYSNGSANLYKRKYQQAVDALEESQKLLAASSNNELRKGIYAQLGDAYNGVGDHTKSDEAYEAVLKVDPLNDHVLNNYSYFLSLRKENLPRAVQLAQKLVERNPTNATYLDTYAWVLYVSKDYAKAKQYLEKALADPANVSGTVIEHYGDVLYQLGERDKALEQWKQAKSKGGASTDLEKKIASGKM from the coding sequence ATGACTCCATTATCTATACCATACCGAACCCGTCATCTGTTTCTAGGCGTAGCGGGTAGTTTGGCGCTACTGCTTGGGCTGTCGGCCGAGCCAGTTTTTGCCCAGCGCAAGCGCGAAAAAGACGATACAGCCCTGGCAAAACCAGGCTCTGGCTCGACAACTACCGTGCGGATGGAAGAAGAAACGCAGTTTACGGAAGGCATTCGGTATTTAATGACCGACGAGCCAACCAAGGCCATCGCACAGTTCGCCAAAGTACTGCAAAAGGATCCCAACAACGCTGCTGCTCAGTACTCAACAGCCAGCGCTTATTTGAAGAGCGGTAAAACGGTGGAGGCCATTCCCTTCGCCACAAAAGCCCACTCACTGGATGTAGAGAACAAGTTTTACTCACTGCTTCTGGCGGAGCTATACGTTAAACAGAAACGCTATGGCGAGGCCGAAGAACTCTATGAAGCACTTCTGAAAAAGGGCCCGGAAAACGCTGAATATGGTGTGGAACTGGCTGCTATTTACCTCTTTAACGATAAGCCCGACAAAGCGCTTGAAACGTACAATAAAGTAGAGCGCGAATTAGGACTGAACGAGGAAATTACCCGGCAAAAACAACGTATTTATCTCAAACAGAACAAGATAGATAAAGCCGTTGAAGAAGCCGAAAAATTAGTAGCGTCAGAGCCATCGGATCCGGACTACCTGCTCGAAGGGGCGGAGTTATTGATTGCTAATGACCGGGCCGATCAGGCGATTAGCTGGATCGACCGGGCGCTCAAACTAAGCACCGACTTACCCCAGGCTCATGTGTTGCTGGCAGATATTTATCGCAAGAAAGGCGATATGGACCGCGTCACGAAAGAGTTGAATCAGGTACTGGCCAACCCAAACCTGGAAGCAGGCCTGAAAGCCCGTATTTTGTCGAGCTATATGGGCATGACGGGGTCCAATCCAGCAGCGCAGCAGGATGCGCTCGGGATGGCACAGAACCTGGCCAAAACCTCCCCCAATGATCCTAAAACACAGGTGATGCTGGCTAATTTGCTGCACCAGCAGGGTAAAAAGGCCGAAGCACGCGATGCATACGCCAAAGCGGCTCGGCTGGACGGGTCTATTTACGAGGTTTGGGAGGCTTTGCTGCAATTGGACGGTGAGTTGAATCAGGTGGATAGTCTGCTGGTTCACTCCGAGAAAGCCCTGGAAGTATTTCCAACACAGGGCTATTTCTGGTACTCAAACGGATCAGCTAATTTATACAAGCGCAAGTACCAACAGGCGGTCGATGCGCTCGAAGAAAGCCAGAAGCTACTGGCGGCCAGCTCAAACAATGAACTAAGAAAAGGCATTTACGCCCAGCTAGGCGACGCATACAACGGAGTAGGCGACCATACGAAGTCCGATGAAGCCTATGAAGCCGTTCTGAAAGTAGACCCGCTGAACGATCACGTTCTGAACAACTACAGCTATTTTCTGTCCCTGCGAAAAGAGAATTTACCCCGAGCGGTTCAGTTGGCTCAAAAACTCGTTGAGCGGAACCCAACGAATGCCACGTATCTGGATACCTACGCCTGGGTACTTTATGTATCGAAAGACTACGCCAAGGCAAAACAGTATCTGGAAAAAGCACTGGCCGATCCGGCCAATGTGAGCGGAACAGTCATTGAACATTACGGCGATGTGCTCTATCAACTGGGTGAGCGCGACAAAGCGCTTGAACAGTGGAAGCAGGCAAAAAGTAAAGGCGGTGCCAGTACCGATTTAGAGAAGAAAATAGCCTCTGGCAAAATGTAA
- a CDS encoding DUF4292 domain-containing protein: MNKYFFIAFLLGILLQSEGCRRHHMSHSTRSTPVSSAPAPIDSTVASNPPQKLPADSAATTRPAATRPGIEEARSNVAEIDFRYLTAKSKISFKGQQQDIDNANVNIRVRKDSLIWLSVSKLGIEAVRGLITHDSITIIDKIHREYSVYDFPTLSKQFNFDMNFELLQALIVGNLPLPKRPAQKIKNERDYLLLRQSEGKVLVENYIGEQDRKLKKLMVTEQPTKNTLRLDYDDFTSLNNFLFPYTSLVTVDYKSKADGQFYQTLLRIKHNKVELVDKNPGFPFSIPASYTRRP, translated from the coding sequence ATGAATAAATACTTCTTCATTGCGTTTCTGTTAGGCATTCTACTACAGTCGGAAGGTTGCCGACGACATCACATGTCGCACAGCACCCGGTCAACGCCGGTTTCGTCAGCGCCTGCCCCTATCGACTCAACCGTTGCCAGCAACCCGCCCCAAAAATTACCCGCTGATTCAGCCGCGACCACACGCCCAGCCGCCACGAGGCCGGGCATCGAAGAAGCCCGTTCCAATGTGGCCGAAATTGACTTTCGCTATTTGACGGCCAAATCGAAAATTTCCTTTAAAGGTCAGCAACAGGATATCGACAATGCCAATGTAAACATTCGGGTTCGGAAAGACAGCCTTATCTGGTTATCCGTTTCCAAGTTGGGCATTGAAGCCGTTCGGGGGCTCATTACCCACGATTCAATTACGATTATTGATAAGATTCACCGGGAATACTCTGTTTATGACTTTCCGACGCTGAGCAAACAGTTCAATTTCGACATGAATTTCGAACTACTGCAAGCCCTGATTGTCGGGAACCTACCTTTACCCAAACGCCCGGCCCAAAAAATTAAAAACGAGCGGGATTATCTGCTCCTTCGGCAAAGTGAAGGAAAAGTGTTGGTTGAAAATTATATCGGGGAGCAGGATAGAAAACTGAAAAAGTTGATGGTTACCGAGCAGCCAACAAAAAATACGCTGCGTCTTGATTATGATGACTTTACCTCGCTGAACAACTTTCTATTTCCTTACACCAGCTTAGTAACGGTCGATTATAAGTCGAAAGCCGACGGGCAATTTTATCAGACCCTGCTGCGTATCAAGCATAATAAAGTCGAACTGGTCGATAAAAATCCGGGCTTCCCGTTTTCAATACCCGCTTCTTACACTCGTCGACCATAA
- a CDS encoding murein hydrolase activator EnvC family protein, with protein MYVSFRPFSNVVHWSVISLLVVGCLCLINPLQAQQTVHNRQVLEKEKKQNLEKMNQIRTILKQTASEKQAGLGQLKALDQQIQTQSKQIGLLNKDLQLTESEITELRQASATLTKDLNKLRAEYGSMIYAADKRRQQVNPLGFLFAADNFNQLVARYRYLRQYSDARLSQVRQMNNVKTMLQGKQQATLRKRQEQKNTIGAKVNETKSLETLKVVKNQVVKELSQKESELKTELDESRRAVAQLESLIKRLILREARERAEREARERADRERIARLEAERKAAERRRAEAAIAAAEKAGEKPAPADVAKVERPAEPEAAARKPDERRNNNLNDEETALASSFTGARARLPWPVTKGFISDHFGRKPHPVLKGIYVENQGVDIQTNAGEGVRSVYDGIVQDVTSMPGMNNVVAIQHGDYFTVYAKLRSVSVRIGQRVKARESIGTVATDKNGVSEIQFQIWKEFTKLNPESWLTPR; from the coding sequence ATGTACGTCTCGTTTCGCCCTTTTTCCAACGTTGTGCACTGGTCGGTCATCAGCCTGCTTGTCGTCGGTTGTTTATGCCTGATAAATCCGCTACAAGCGCAGCAAACAGTGCACAATCGGCAAGTATTGGAGAAAGAAAAAAAGCAGAATCTGGAGAAAATGAACCAGATCCGGACTATTCTGAAACAAACAGCATCGGAGAAACAGGCGGGTCTGGGGCAACTCAAAGCCCTGGATCAACAGATTCAAACCCAGTCGAAGCAGATTGGCCTGCTGAATAAAGACCTCCAACTCACCGAGTCCGAAATTACTGAACTTCGCCAGGCAAGCGCCACCCTCACCAAAGACCTGAACAAACTACGGGCTGAATATGGGTCCATGATTTATGCCGCCGACAAACGGCGTCAGCAAGTAAATCCATTGGGCTTTTTGTTTGCTGCCGATAACTTTAATCAGCTCGTTGCCCGCTACCGGTACCTGCGCCAGTACTCCGACGCCCGCTTAAGCCAGGTTCGGCAAATGAACAACGTCAAAACCATGCTGCAAGGGAAACAGCAGGCTACCCTTCGCAAACGACAGGAGCAGAAAAATACCATTGGGGCCAAAGTGAACGAGACAAAAAGTCTCGAAACCCTGAAGGTGGTCAAAAATCAGGTTGTTAAAGAATTAAGTCAGAAAGAGTCCGAGCTGAAGACAGAGCTGGACGAAAGTCGCCGGGCCGTTGCCCAGCTTGAGTCGTTGATCAAGCGACTGATTCTGCGCGAAGCAAGAGAGCGGGCGGAACGTGAAGCCCGCGAACGCGCCGACCGTGAACGAATTGCCCGACTTGAAGCTGAGCGTAAAGCCGCCGAACGACGACGCGCCGAAGCCGCCATTGCCGCAGCCGAGAAAGCGGGCGAAAAGCCAGCGCCCGCCGATGTAGCTAAAGTAGAACGCCCAGCGGAGCCGGAAGCAGCCGCCCGAAAACCCGACGAACGACGGAACAATAACCTCAATGATGAAGAAACAGCCCTGGCCTCGTCCTTTACGGGGGCTCGCGCGCGTTTGCCGTGGCCCGTCACAAAAGGCTTTATTTCGGATCACTTTGGCCGTAAACCCCACCCCGTGCTCAAGGGCATCTATGTCGAAAACCAGGGCGTCGATATTCAGACAAACGCGGGCGAGGGCGTCCGGTCGGTATACGATGGCATTGTTCAGGATGTGACCAGTATGCCCGGCATGAACAACGTCGTCGCGATTCAACACGGCGATTACTTCACAGTTTATGCCAAACTCCGTAGCGTATCCGTCCGAATTGGGCAACGGGTTAAAGCCCGCGAGTCGATCGGGACGGTGGCCACCGATAAGAATGGCGTCTCCGAAATTCAGTTCCAGATCTGGAAGGAGTTCACCAAACTTAACCCCGAATCGTGGCTGACCCCAAGGTAA
- the panB gene encoding 3-methyl-2-oxobutanoate hydroxymethyltransferase yields the protein MSVHNPDIKRVTTHTIQELKNKGEKISALTAYDHAMAQVVDAAGVELILVGDSASNVMAGHETTLPITLDQMIYHASSVVRGVKRALVVVDLPFGSYQGNSTEALRSAIRIMKESGAHAVKMEGGLEIKESIVRILSAGVPVMGHLGLTPQSIYKFGTYAVRAKEEAEAQKLIDDAHMLQEIGCFGVVLEKIPAALTKQVSSSLSIPTIGIGAGPDADGQILVIHDLLGITNEFKPRFLRRYADLHKVMTEAIAHYVDDVKTNDFPNEKEAY from the coding sequence ATGTCCGTACATAATCCCGATATCAAGCGAGTTACAACGCATACTATCCAGGAATTAAAAAATAAGGGCGAGAAAATTTCGGCCTTAACCGCCTACGACCATGCGATGGCACAGGTCGTTGATGCGGCTGGTGTCGAACTGATTTTAGTTGGTGACTCAGCCTCCAATGTCATGGCCGGGCACGAGACAACCCTGCCCATCACGCTCGACCAGATGATTTACCACGCCAGCTCAGTTGTGCGGGGTGTTAAGCGGGCACTGGTTGTGGTCGATCTACCCTTTGGCTCGTATCAGGGCAACTCTACCGAAGCGCTACGGTCGGCCATTCGGATTATGAAGGAATCCGGTGCCCACGCCGTTAAGATGGAAGGTGGCCTCGAAATTAAAGAGTCTATTGTGCGTATTTTAAGCGCTGGCGTACCCGTAATGGGTCACCTTGGTCTGACACCACAGTCCATATATAAATTCGGAACATATGCCGTGCGGGCTAAAGAAGAGGCCGAAGCCCAGAAGCTGATCGACGATGCGCACATGCTTCAGGAAATTGGCTGTTTTGGTGTCGTACTCGAAAAGATTCCCGCTGCCCTGACAAAGCAGGTGTCCAGCAGCCTGAGCATTCCAACAATAGGTATTGGCGCCGGGCCTGATGCCGATGGGCAGATCCTGGTTATACACGATCTACTGGGCATTACAAACGAGTTTAAGCCTCGCTTCCTGCGCCGGTACGCTGACTTGCATAAGGTTATGACAGAGGCTATTGCCCACTACGTAGACGATGTGAAAACCAACGACTTCCCGAACGAGAAAGAAGCGTATTGA
- a CDS encoding RluA family pseudouridine synthase, translated as MKHKPFQVIYEDNHLLIVNKEPGVLVQGDRTGDVTLLDLLKDYIKEKYNKPGDVFLGLVHRLDRPVSGLVVFARTSKALERMNEIFRKRQVQKTYWAVVRRKPPKDSDKLVGWITKDEQKNQVTVHDFEVPKSQKAELSYRVLGKINEHYLLEVNPITGRPHQIRSQLAHMGCPIRGDIKYGYDRAVADKKIYLHARRLYFIHPIKQPGAPDRPLICKAGLPNDPFWEEFLILDDEIYNDKNLDFTFE; from the coding sequence ATGAAGCATAAACCATTTCAGGTCATTTACGAAGACAATCACCTGCTCATTGTTAACAAAGAGCCGGGCGTTTTGGTACAGGGTGACCGCACCGGCGATGTTACGTTGCTGGATTTACTGAAAGATTACATTAAGGAAAAGTATAATAAACCGGGCGATGTATTTCTGGGGTTGGTTCACCGGCTCGACCGTCCGGTAAGCGGCCTGGTTGTCTTTGCCCGTACGTCAAAGGCATTGGAACGCATGAACGAAATTTTTCGAAAGCGGCAGGTGCAGAAAACGTATTGGGCAGTGGTTCGGCGCAAGCCACCCAAAGATTCCGACAAGTTGGTTGGCTGGATTACGAAAGATGAGCAAAAGAACCAGGTAACGGTCCACGATTTTGAAGTTCCCAAGTCGCAGAAGGCCGAACTCTCCTATCGGGTACTTGGCAAGATCAACGAACACTATTTACTGGAAGTGAACCCGATCACGGGGCGACCACATCAGATCAGGTCACAGCTAGCGCATATGGGCTGCCCGATTCGGGGCGACATAAAATATGGCTACGACCGTGCCGTTGCCGATAAGAAAATCTACCTCCATGCCCGTCGGCTATATTTTATTCACCCAATTAAACAACCAGGCGCCCCAGATCGGCCATTGATATGCAAGGCGGGTTTACCAAATGATCCATTCTGGGAAGAATTTTTGATCCTGGATGACGAAATATATAATGACAAGAATCTGGATTTTACGTTTGAGTAA
- a CDS encoding pyridoxal phosphate-dependent aminotransferase, translated as MSATLDTVSLLADRINALEESSTLAMTKKARELAALGHKVISLSVGEPDFKTPAHICEAAKKAIDDGFHGYSPVAGYPDLRKAIADKFKRDNNIDWKPENIVVSTGAKHSLANVIQVLVNPGDEVIIFSPYWVSYSEMVKLAEGKAVVIDGSFDNNFKVTPEQFEAAITDRTKIVMYASPNNPTGSIYSEAELRAIADVVARHENVHVLADEIYEYINFTPEGHFSMGSIPEIAERVITVNGVAKGYAMTGWRIGYIGAAKWIADGVEKLQGQVTSGTNSIAQKATVAALNGPMEPSQEMAKAYHRRRDLVVKLLKEVPHFRTNVPEGAFYAFPDISYYYGKSDGATTINNSDDFAAWLLNTAYVATVAGSGFGAPNCLRISTAASDESLVEAVQRIKDAVATLK; from the coding sequence ATGTCTGCCACGCTTGACACCGTGAGTTTGTTAGCCGACCGCATCAATGCGCTGGAGGAATCGTCCACGCTGGCGATGACCAAGAAAGCTCGTGAATTGGCCGCTCTGGGCCATAAAGTAATCAGCCTGAGCGTTGGGGAGCCGGATTTTAAAACACCCGCCCACATTTGTGAAGCGGCCAAAAAAGCCATTGATGATGGCTTTCATGGCTATTCACCCGTTGCTGGCTACCCTGATCTTCGCAAAGCCATTGCCGATAAGTTCAAGCGCGACAACAACATCGACTGGAAGCCCGAAAATATTGTCGTGTCAACGGGGGCTAAACACTCGCTGGCCAATGTCATTCAAGTATTGGTAAATCCAGGCGATGAGGTGATCATTTTCTCTCCTTATTGGGTTAGCTACTCCGAAATGGTGAAGCTGGCTGAAGGAAAAGCCGTCGTTATTGACGGTAGCTTTGACAATAACTTTAAGGTAACGCCCGAACAATTTGAAGCCGCTATTACGGACCGGACCAAAATTGTCATGTATGCGTCGCCTAATAACCCGACAGGGTCGATCTATTCCGAAGCTGAGCTTCGTGCCATTGCTGACGTTGTGGCGCGGCATGAGAATGTTCATGTGCTGGCTGATGAAATCTACGAATACATCAATTTCACACCAGAAGGCCACTTCAGCATGGGGTCAATTCCTGAAATTGCAGAGCGAGTCATTACGGTGAATGGTGTGGCAAAAGGATATGCCATGACTGGCTGGCGTATTGGTTATATCGGTGCGGCAAAATGGATTGCTGATGGGGTCGAAAAGCTACAGGGCCAGGTTACGTCGGGTACGAACTCCATTGCTCAGAAAGCAACCGTTGCTGCCTTAAATGGCCCGATGGAACCCTCCCAGGAAATGGCTAAAGCCTATCACCGTCGGCGCGATCTGGTTGTGAAATTGCTCAAAGAGGTCCCTCACTTCCGGACCAACGTACCTGAAGGAGCTTTCTACGCTTTTCCTGATATCAGCTATTACTATGGCAAATCGGATGGGGCAACAACCATCAACAACTCGGATGACTTTGCCGCCTGGTTGTTAAACACAGCTTACGTAGCGACTGTAGCCGGTTCTGGTTTTGGCGCTCCCAATTGCTTGCGCATTTCAACGGCAGCATCCGACGAATCGCTTGTTGAAGCCGTACAGCGGATTAAAGACGCTGTAGCAACACTGAAATAG
- the folK gene encoding 2-amino-4-hydroxy-6-hydroxymethyldihydropteridine diphosphokinase, whose translation MIYLLLGANLGDRVQTLHRAVDLIAERLGTVMQQSALYETAPWGVVDQPAYLNQVLAVETMLRPEDVLVQTQIIEQELGRVRFEKWGARVIDIDMLYYDHLIQQSDTLTIPHPYLHQRRFTLVPLAEIAPNLVHPVFKKTTSELLAECADNGEVIPYL comes from the coding sequence ATGATCTATCTTCTTCTGGGCGCTAACCTCGGTGACCGTGTGCAAACTCTTCATCGGGCAGTTGACCTGATTGCGGAACGCCTTGGGACAGTGATGCAACAATCAGCTTTGTACGAAACAGCGCCCTGGGGTGTCGTGGATCAACCGGCGTATCTGAATCAGGTGTTGGCCGTTGAAACTATGCTGCGGCCGGAAGACGTACTTGTGCAGACACAGATCATTGAACAGGAATTGGGGCGTGTCCGCTTCGAAAAATGGGGGGCACGCGTCATCGATATCGACATGCTGTATTACGACCACCTCATTCAGCAAAGTGATACGCTGACGATTCCACATCCGTACCTGCATCAGCGACGCTTTACACTGGTTCCGCTGGCAGAAATCGCGCCCAACCTTGTGCATCCTGTTTTTAAAAAAACGACAAGTGAATTGCTGGCAGAATGCGCTGATAACGGTGAAGTCATACCGTATCTTTAA